The following are from one region of the Thermoproteus uzoniensis 768-20 genome:
- a CDS encoding nicotinate phosphoribosyltransferase produces the protein MAKFHIASPEDITAGKATDIYFIRAVEALKAAGLEDAVVRAEFHVASLPKGYKWAVYAGLKEALYALEGKPVTVYSLPEGALFGENEPLMVIEGRYVDFAVYETTVLGILRHYSSIASKAARVKKAARGKTCLFFGARVLHPAVQPMADRAAYIGGCDGVSGVLGAEMLSKRPSGTMPHALMIIFRALKGDHAQAWIWFDKTAPPDVPRIVLADTFLDEREESLMAARLLGERLWGVRLDTPGSRRGDMLKIAREVRWALDLAGYKDVKIVVSGGLDEEEVARLAEVADAFGVGTSIAFPPSVDISMDIVEVKVGGEWMPITKRGKLPGFKQVYDCGGKHIVAPWRDPPPRCPDGSTARPLMKKYMEGGKIVERMPDEDEIRQYVLRQLEAVEL, from the coding sequence ATGGCGAAATTCCATATAGCCTCGCCGGAGGATATTACTGCCGGCAAGGCGACCGACATATACTTCATACGCGCCGTCGAGGCGCTTAAGGCCGCCGGGCTCGAAGACGCCGTAGTGCGGGCGGAGTTCCACGTGGCGTCTCTGCCGAAGGGCTACAAGTGGGCCGTATACGCCGGGCTTAAGGAGGCTCTCTACGCCTTGGAGGGGAAGCCCGTGACGGTCTACTCTCTTCCCGAGGGCGCTCTTTTCGGCGAGAACGAGCCGCTCATGGTAATAGAGGGGCGGTACGTCGACTTCGCCGTCTACGAGACGACGGTGCTGGGCATACTACGACACTACAGCAGCATAGCCTCCAAGGCCGCGAGGGTCAAGAAGGCGGCCCGGGGCAAGACCTGCCTCTTCTTCGGCGCAAGGGTCCTCCATCCGGCCGTCCAGCCCATGGCCGACAGGGCGGCGTATATAGGCGGGTGCGACGGGGTGTCGGGCGTCTTGGGGGCCGAGATGTTGAGCAAGAGGCCGTCTGGCACCATGCCGCACGCCTTGATGATAATCTTCAGAGCGCTCAAGGGCGACCACGCGCAGGCGTGGATCTGGTTCGACAAGACCGCCCCGCCAGACGTGCCGAGGATAGTGCTGGCCGACACCTTCCTGGACGAGAGGGAGGAGTCCCTAATGGCGGCTAGACTGTTGGGCGAGAGGCTGTGGGGGGTTAGGCTAGACACGCCGGGCAGCAGGAGGGGCGACATGTTGAAGATAGCGAGGGAGGTCCGCTGGGCCCTCGACCTAGCCGGGTACAAAGACGTCAAGATCGTCGTAAGCGGAGGGCTCGACGAGGAGGAGGTGGCGAGGCTGGCGGAGGTCGCCGACGCCTTCGGGGTAGGGACCTCCATAGCCTTCCCGCCCAGCGTCGATATATCCATGGACATAGTGGAGGTCAAAGTCGGAGGGGAGTGGATGCCCATCACCAAGAGGGGCAAGTTGCCCGGCTTCAAGCAGGTTTACGACTGCGGCGGCAAGCATATAGTGGCTCCCTGGCGCGATCCGCCCCCGCGCTGTCCCGACGGATCTACGGCGAGGCCTCTCATGAAGAAGTATATGGAGGGGGGCAAGATCGTCGAGAGGATGCCCGACGAGGACGAAATAA